GGCGAAATCCGCCGCCCAGCCGTTCAGCCAGGCGGCCATCTTGGGCTTGTGCGGGTAGACCATCGACGTGAACCGCCGTACCCCGAAGGACCGCAGCAGCGCCAGGCGTCCCTCCTCGTCCCGCCGGTAGGTGATCGGCCACTCCCTGCCGATCAGCGGACCGGCCGAGTCGAAGTACGCCCACACCTTGCGCAGGACCCGCTCCGGCATGAAGTGCGTATGGACGTCGATGATCCCGGGCAGCCCCAGCCGCTCCCGGAACCGCACGACCTCGTCACGGCTGTTGTCGCTGTCCACCGGTCACTCTCCCCTCGCCCGCCGTCCCGGTACTCCCCGCGACGATCTCAGAACAGCCCGTCCTGCACCCCACCGGCTCCCACCGCGACGAGCGGCACGGTCACACCGGACCGGACGTCCGCGCCGGTCAGCTCCCAGCCGGTGATCAGCCGGGTGTCAAGCACCACGGTCCCCTCGGCCGGAACCGCCAGATACAGGTCCGGCCCGGCGGCGGCCACCAGCCGCCCCGCCACCACGCCTCCGCCCACCAGCCCCCGGACCGCCCGCGCCCCCTCCCCGGCCGGCCCCGCCCCGGACGCGCCTGCCGTCCCTGTGGCCCCTTCCGTCCTGGTGGCCCCTGCCACCCCCGTGACCCCTGCCGTCCCTGTCGCCCCGGTCGTCCCGGCCGCGTCGAGCCCGAAGATCCCCCCGTGGTCGACGGCTTCGAACGGCAGCCGCTCCAGCGCCTCCGGCCACCCGGCCCCCTCCAGCGCCACCGCCCGCCGGTACAGCCGCTCGACCTCCGCCGCCCGCCCGTCCGCCCCCGGCAGCACCCCCCGCAGCTCCCGCTTACGCGCGTACGCGATCCGGTCGGGCACCCCGAGCGCCGCCCGCAGCAGCTCCTCCGTACGCCGCGCCGCCATCAGCGGCCCACGCCCCAGCCAGCTGAACACCACCGCCCCCTGCTCCCGCAGCCGCGCCCCGCCCCGGGACTCCCGGGTGATCCCGACCTTCACCGTCCCGGGCCCGAACCAGGCGAGATACACGCGGTAGGGGCGCGGGTCGTCGGCGAGCGTGTCGGCGGCCACCGAGTGCGCCCGGTCCAGCCGCGCGCATTCCGCGCACCGGGCCCCCGTACTCCCCGCCGGCACCACCGCCGCCACCGGGCACACGTTGCCCCGGGCCCCCACGCAGTGCCGCTCACCCCCTGCGCGGAACCCCAGCTCCTTCCCGTACGCCAGTGCGCTCACCCGCTCCCGGCCTCTCCCGGAACCCTCCCGCCGCCAGCCCAGCACGGGCCCGTCCCCGGGCCAGCTCAGGCCCGTACACCGCCAGCCCATGCCTCTCCCCGTCCCTCGCCGCCGGCCGCCGCGGTCACGGGCGCCCGGTCGTACGCCGATCCTGCCAGGGGCGTGTCCGGGACCGGTGCGGCGGCGGCCGCCCGTCGTGCCTTGTCAGCGGCCCGTCCGGATGAGAAGCTCCGCGCGGACATCCCGCGCAGAGAGCGGGAGCGGGGCTCCGGGCCGGAGCCCGTCGGGGGAGGACAGCACACATGGCGACAGCGCTTCTGGCGGTCATCGCACTCGCCGGAACAGTCGGGGGACTCCTCTTCCTGTTCAACGTCCGGGGCGCGGCGGACAAGGCCGCCGAGCGGCGCAACGCCGTGAGGGCCGCGGCCGGCGCACGGACCATGCAGATCGGGCTGGCCCAGGAATCGCGGATGGGGCCTTCCCTCTTCCGGTACGCGGGCGGTGTGGTCGGCCTGGGCAGCCTCCTCCTCCTGCTCCTCCTGGCCGCCTGACCGGTTCCGGGGGCGTCCCCGCCCGCACCGGTGGAGGCGGTGCCCCGCGGCGCTAGGATCCGGGCCATGGCTCTGACCAAGGACCACGTGGACCGGTTCGAGGCCGCCATGCCCCGTCTGAAGGCCATCGCCTACCGTCTCCTCGGTTCGGCGGCCGATGCCGAGGACGCCGTGCAGGACACGTTCCTGCGCTGGCAGGCCGCCGACGCCGACCGCGTCGAGGTCCCCGAAGCCTGGCTGACGAAGGTCCTCACCAACCTGTGCCTCAACCAGCTCACCTCGGCCCGCGCCCGCCGCGAGACCTATGTGGGCCGGTGGCTGCCCGAGCCGCTGCTCGCCGGGGACCCGATGCTCGGCCCCGCCGAAACCGCCGAGCAGCGCGAGTCCGTCTCGTACGCGGTCCTCACCCTCATGGAACGCCTCTCCCCCGTTGAGCGGGCGGTGTACGTGCTGCGGGAGGCGTTCGGCTACCCGCACCGGCGGACCGCCGAGACCCTCGACATCACCGAGGCCTCCTGCCAGCAGATCTTCCACCGCGCCAAGAAGCACATCGCCGACGGCAGGACCCGCGCCGAGATCGACGAGGCCGCCGCCCGGCGGATCGTCGAGGAGTTCCTCACGGCCGCCACCAGCGGCCGGACCGAGCCGCTCGTACGACTGCTCACCGAGGACGCCGTCGCGGTCGGCGACGGCGGCGGGAAGGTCCCGGCCCGCGCCAAGGCGTTCGAAGGAGCACGCGCGGTCGCGACGTTCGTACGGGGCCTGTTCAAGCCCGGCAAGGCCAAGCGCGCCCTCGTCGGCGGCCCGGCCGAGGTCCATGTCACGGCCGCCAACGGCGCGCCCGCCGTGGTGGTGGTCGTCGGGGGCCGGGTCATCGGTGTCATGTGCCCGGAGATCTCCCCCGAGGGCATCGTCGCCCTCCGCAGCCAGGTCAACCCCGACAAGCTCGAACGCGCGACCCGGCGGTGGGCGGCCACCGCACACGGAGAGCCGCTGCTCCACATCTTCTGACCCCTCCGGCCCCGATGTGAGCTGCTTCACACCGGGGCCTGTCAGGAAACGGCGGGCTGCCCGGTTCAAGGGGCGAACCCGCGTGAGACAGGAGCCAGGAAATGCAGCACCGTGTCATCGTCCTCGGAGCCGGATACACCGGAGCCGCCGCCGCCGGGCGTCTCGCCAGGCGGCTGCACCGCGAAGAGGTCGCCCTCACCCTCGTCAACACCGGACCCGACTTCGTCGAGCGCGTACGGATGCACCAGCTGGCGGCCGGCCAGGACCTCGTGCCACGGCCTTTCGGCGAGATGTTCGCGGGCACCGGCGTCGAGCTGAAGCTCGCGAAGGTGACCGGCGTCGACGTGGCCCGCAGAACCGTCACCGTCATCCCCACCGACATCCCCACCGACACCGGCACCGGCACCGGCATGAACGGCACCGGCCCGGACCTCACCGAGGAAACCGAGGAACTGGAGTACGACACCCTCGTCTACGCCCTCGGCAGCGAGTGGGACCCCCAGGGCGTCCCCGGAACCGCCGAGCACGCCCACGAGATCGCCGGCCGCCCCGGCGCCCTCCGGCTGCGTGAGCGCCTGGCCGCCCTGGAGGCCGGACAGCCCGTGGTCGTCGTCGGTGGCGGCCTCACCGGCCTGGAGGCCGCCACCGAGATCGCCGAGGCCCGCCCGGACCTCGGCGTCGCCCTCGCCGCCCGCGGCGCGCTCGGCGACTGGCTCTCGCCCAGGGGCCGCCGGCACGTGCGGAAGGTCTTCGGCCGGCTCGGCATCACCGTGCACGAGCACACCACCGTCACCGGCGTGGAGGCCGACCGCGTCACCACCGCCGGGGGTACGCCCCTCCCGGCCGCGGTCACCGTGTGGACCACCGGCTTCGCGGTCAACCCGATCGCGAGGGCCACCGCCCTGGAGGTCATCGGCACGGGCCGGATCGTCGTCGACGGGACCATGCGCTCCGTCTCCCACCCGGACGTGTACGCCATCGGCGACGCGGCCCTGGTCGAGGGCCCCGGCGGCAAGCCGCTGCGGATGTCGTGCGCCACCGGTACCCCCACCGCCTGGCAGGCCGCCGACGCCATCGCGGCCCGCCTGACCGGCCGAAAGGTCCCGACCGCCTCGTTCCGCTACTTCAACCAGTGCGTCTCCCTGGGCCGCTCGGACGGCCTGATCCAGTACGTCACCGCCGACGACCGGTCTATCGGCGCGGCCCTGACCGGACGGACTGCCGCCCTCTACAAGGAACTGATCTGCAAGGGCGCGGCCTGGGGCGTCGCCCACCCGACCCTCGGCCTCCCGGCCCGGCGCCACCACGTCGTACAGGAAGGGACCGGGGCGGACCCGGCCGCCAGGACAACGGCCTGAGCGGGCCGGACCGGCACGACCGGGGGCCGGGGGCGCCGGGGGGCTCATCCGGCCCGGGTCCCGGCCGCTCAGCCCGTCAACAGCGGAAGAAGCAGGGGCCCTCAGGATTTCTCCCGAGGGCCCCGGCCTGCTGTGCGCCCGGCAGGGCTCGAACCTGCAACCTCATGGCCTGCAGCTCCGCAGAGAAAGGCCGTTGGCCGTCTGCCGCGCGGGCGCGGTCTTCAGGGGCACAGCCTTCAGGGGCGCAGCCGCATGTGCCCGGCTGCCGTGGTCGCTGCACTCCGCTGCCGTACCGCGCTACAGGTTGATCACGTTCGGGCGGGCATCCGGACGTCCGTACGCCAGAACGCGCGGCAGGACCTCACGCATACGCGCCACGTCCGCCGCCGGCGCCCGGAGCAGGGCCTCCACGACCGGATCGGCCAGGCCCAGGGCGTCCAAGGACGAGGGGTCCAGGGTCACGCGCAGTACGTCGCCGTCCAGTTCTGCCTTCCGCACACAGCCGTAGGCGGTGTTCTGGTCGGGCGTGATGACACAGTGCGTGTCCATGCCGAGCCTCACTTCCTGTGCGTCCGGCTCGTCGAAGTCGCACATGAACAACAGGGAGAAAGCCTCCTCGTCGTCCGACTCGGCCACCCCGGCCGTCAAGCAGTCGTCCTGGGCCGGATCATCGAGCCCGCATGCCAGCTGCGCCGTGAATCTGTACGCCATACAGACGTTCTAACACCCGGGGCTGACGCTCGGGTTCAACCGGCTCGGCCGACCGAGCACACCTCAGGTCAACATGCGGTGCACTCCCGCGAGATGCGCCACCGCCGATCGCCACGTGCGCTGTTCCCGACCACGACGCGAGTTCATCGGTGTCCGCCAGGGACCGGCGGTGTCGGTGTCAGCCGCTGATCTCATCGGGCGCGGGCCGCCCTGGCGGACTCTCGCCCGCTGTTGTTTCCCCCGCCCGTGCCGTTCGTCCACCGGACGGGACTGCGCCGAGCCTTGAGGTCCCGAACGGTGAGGGTGAGGCCGCGTGCCGTGTCACCCGGCTCGCCCTCCGGGAGGCGTACTCCGAGCACCCTCAGCGGCCCGTGCTCTTCCGACCGCCGTGCGCTCACACGTGAGAAGCCCCTCCCAGCAGGGCAACGGTCACACGGACCGCGCAGACCCCGGCTGTCCGGCTGTTCACCCGTCCGAAGCGCCCGCACCACCGCACGTCCCACCTGCTTCCGGCCCCGCCCCCGCCCCCGCCCGTGGAAGAGTGAAGTCCCATGGCGACCATCCGCACCGGCCTCGACCGACTGCCGTCCGCCGCTCGCGCCGCCGTCGAAGAGCACACCGGCCCCCTCCTCGCGGTCGAGGAGACCGCCGAGGGCTTCAACAGCGAGATCGCGGCCCGCGTCACCTCCGCCACGGGCGCCTGGCACATCAAGGGTCTGCGCACCGATCACCCCCGCGCCTGGACCCAGCACCGGGAGGCCGCCGTCGCCTCCTTCCTCACCGGCCTGGCCCCCGCCCTCCGCCGGCGCGTCGGAGACGCGCTGAGAGGTGACGGCTACGAGCCGGATGAGGGCGACGGCGCGACCGGAGCCCCATGACCGGCTAGAGGCGTTTCAGGTTCCTGTCCAGGACCACCCGGAGCAGGTCCACGTCCGCGGGGCCCTGGGCGCCCCGTTTGGGCAGCACGGCGACTCCGGCCGCGCGGTCGCCGCCCAGCAGCACGAAGAGCCCCGGTGTCTCCAGATACTCCCGGAACACCGACCAGTCCATGCTGAAGGACGCCTGCTCACCGGTGGTGACCGCACCGCGGTCGTCGGCCACCATGCGGCACTGCCCGTACGACTGCACCATGCTGAACATCCGGCGGGCCATGGTGCGCAGTCCTCGTACGGCGCCCCAGGAGGCGACACCCACGGAGAGCACCAGCGAGATGATCCACACGGGCAGCGAGACATCGAGGAAAGCCCCGAAGACGACCACGCCGATCGCCGCCATCAGCGGCCCCATGAGCACCTGGGCCCGGCCCGCCGGTGTTCGACGGGCTCGCGCACGGAGCGCCTCCTCGAAGTCCGCGGCCGTCAGCCGGTAGACGAACTCCACGGCCGTATCGCGGTCCGTACCCGTGGAATCCCCGCCCCTGATGTCCATGAACAGGGATCCTAGCCAGAGGGTGTCCGGTGGCTCAGGGCCGCCGTGCCAGGACCCACCGGGCACTCCCTGATCCACTCCCGAACGCGGTTGCCGTCGATCACCGCCGTCATGACGTACGCCAGAGGCCCTCAGGATTTCTCCTGAGGGCCTCTGGCCTGCTGTGCACTCGGCAGGATTCGAACCTGCAACCTTCTGATCCGTAGTCAGATGCTCTATCCGTTAAGCTACGAGTGCTTGTCGTCGGTCTTACCCGGCGGCTTCGCTCCCCGGGCTTTTCTGCCTGGTCGGCGTTGCGGGAACAACATTACATGACCTGCGCCGTGACGCGAAATCCATTAGCCAGACCCCATCTGACCTGCGAAAACGCCTCCCAGGGTCGCTCTCCCGGCCCCAGATACGCCTGAAGCCCCGTGCCAGGGGCACGGGGCTTCAGGATCTTGCGGAGGCGGAGGGATTTGAACCCTCGATGGGCTTTAAGACCCAAACCGCATTAGCAGTGCGGCGCCATAGACCGGACTAGGCGACGCCTCCAGCACACCCCGCGCGAGCGCGAGTGGTGCGTGCAGATGATGACACAGTTGAGCGTGCTGTCACCAATCGCCGCCCACGGTACTAGGCGGGTGGGCGGCGAGGCAAAGCGCCCTGCGGGAGGGAACGGGCCCGGGGTACGGGCGGCGGGCGGTCCCGGCCGGCCGTCCACGAGTTGCGCAACGTGCGGGCGTGAGGAGCGTTAGACAGGGCGAGGGCTCCGCCCTCTCTCCGACCGGCCCCTTTCCCCGGCCCCGTACACAAGAACGATCAGGAGCCCCGCATGCTTCGCCGCCTCACCCTCACCGCCGTGGTCTCGCTCGCCGCGCTGTCGGCCTCCGCGCCCGCCGCCACCGCCCTCACCCCGCTCGTGCCGCTGCCCCCGCTGCCGTTCCTGCTGGGCGACTGGCCGGCCGGGGGGACCGACTCCGGGACCCGGCTCACCGTGACCGTCTCCGAATCCGGGAACCCGGCGGCCAACGGCACCTTCGAGCTGGAGTGCGATCCCGCGGCCGGCAGCCATCCCGCCGCCCAGCGCGCCTGCGATCTGCTGGACCGGGCCGCGGAGGCGGGGGAGAACCCGTTCGTACCGACGGACCGGAACGCCATGTGCACCATGCAGGTCGGCGGGCCGGCCGCCGCACGGGTCGAGGGGACCTGGCAGGGGGAGCCGGTCGACGCGCGGTTCAGCCAGGCCAACGGCTGCGAGATCTCGCGCTGGAACAACCTCGTGCCGCTCCTCCCGTCCGCCCGCTGACCGGCCGCCTCTTCGCCCACAGCCCCCTCGGTGTCCGGCCGAGGGGGCTTCCGCGCATGTCAGGGGGCGTGCGCGCACCGCCATGAGCCACCGGCGTACACCGTGTGCACAGAACCTTGGTGAGAGCTCCCCCTCATCCGCCGCCGCGCTGCCCGTCCCTGCCTTTAGACTCCTTCCGTGACAGTCCGCGGCCCAAAAGACAAAATGGGGCCAACTGTCGGCACAGTGCGGTAATCAGGGAGGAAGCGTCTCGTGAGCAGCAGGCCGTCCCGAGGCGCTGCTCGCCTCGCAGCCATACTCGACGCCCTTCCGGACGGGCTCCTGCTCGTCAACTGCAACGGCACGGTCGTCAACGCCAACACCATCGCCCTCGAGATGTTCGAGAGCCCGGGTACCGCACTCGTGGGACGCGGTCTGCTCGATCTGCTTCCGGAGTTCGACTCCAGGCTGATCCCCGGGTCGATGCGCCGGCCGGACGCTGCGGACGAGCAGGGCAGGACCAAGCCCAGGCGGATGGTCGCGCGCCGGACCGACCGCACCGAGTACCCGGTCGAGGTCACCAGCGCGAGCCTGGACAGCGGCCAGGCCGCCTACAGCGACATCCGCTCCAGCTACACCGGCGACGAACTCCTCATGCTGGTCGTACGGGACCTGTCCGGCACGGTCGACACCGAGGCCGAACTGGCCCGTTCGCAGCGCCAGACCGAGATGATCCTGCGCGCCGCCTCCGAAGGCGTCGTGGGCACGGACATGGACGGCAGGGTCGTCCTCGTCAACCCCGCCGCCGCGCAGATCCTCGGCTTCCGCGCCAGCGACCTGGGCGGCAAGGAACTCCACACGCTGGTCCTGCACTCACGTGCGGACGGTGAGCCCTTCCCGTACGACGGGTCGCCGCTCGCCGACACGCTCAAGTCGGGCCGTAAGCACCGGGTCCGCGGGCAGGTGGTGTGGTCCAGGAACGGGGACGCCGTCCCGGTCGACCTGACGACCGCACCCGTGCGTGACGGGGACCAACTGGTCGGCGCGGTGATGACGTTCACCGACCGCAGGCCCTACGAGGAGCTGATCGCGAAGCACACCTCGGAGACCGAGCGGCTCACCGCGGAGCACGCGGCCGAGATCGCCGGGCTGACCGAGCGGCACACGGCCGAGACCGCCGAACTCACCGGGCGGCACACGGCCGAGCTGGACGAGCGCACGAAGCGGCACACCGCCGAGCTGGACGAGAAGACGGAGCGGATCACCGGTCTCACCGAGCAGCTCGCGGACCTCGGGGGGCGGCACGCCCAGCTGACGGCCGTGCTGGGCGAGTCCCTGCGGGGGCCGCTGGAGGAACTGAGCGGCGAACTCACCACGCTGGCTGCCGATCCGGCGGGGCAGCTCTGGCCCGAGGCCAACCAGATCCTGCACCATCTCGCCGCGGGGTACGCCCGGATGGCGACGCTCGTCGACAACGTTCTCAGCTACCAGCGCCTGGACAGCGGCACCGAGTCGCTCGTGAAGCAGCCGGTGCTGATCGACTCGGTGGTGACGGCCGGGATCGACGGAGCGGTCGAGCTGATCGGGCCGGGGCGGGCGCAGTTCGCGGTGCACGCTCCGCCGATCGAGGCCGAGGTGGACGCGGGCCGGATGATCACGGCGCTCGCCCACCTCGTGGCGGACGTCGCCGGGGTCGACTCGACCGGCAGGACCAGGCCGGTGCCGGGTGGCGGGTACGTCGACTCGACGGTCGTGGTGGCCGCCGCCCAGCGCGGTGACGTCGTACGGATCGAGGTCCGGGGGCCGTTCGCCGGGGGCGACCCGGTACACGTACCGATCGTGCGCGGGATCGTGCACGCCCATGGAGGCGTGCTCCAGACGCACGAGATGGCCGGGATGAGCGGCAGCTCCTACGTCCTGGAGGTGCCGATCGGTTCCGGGGCGGGGACGATCGCGCCCCCGCCCGCGCCCGCCGCTGTGCCCGTTCCCGGCCTCGACGCGGGAGCGGCTTCCGGGCAGCCCGTTCCCGGGGCTGTCGCGGTGCCGGACGGGCCGGCCGTGGGCCCGGCCGACCTGCCGGAGGGACAGCCGGCCGTGGGGCCGCAGGGCGTGCCCCTTCCCGGGGCGGCCGGGGCCGGGGTGCCCGGCGCCGGGGCGGGCGGTGCCGCCGTCGCGCAGGGCCCCGTCGTGCCTCCCGTTCCCGGTCCTGCCGTGGCTTCCGTTCCCGAACCTGCCGTGGCTCCCGCTCCTGGTCCTGCCGTGCCTCCCGTTCCCGGCCCCTCGGGGCCGGTGGACGCCGTGGCCGTGCCGCCCGCGCAGGCACAGGGCGGGCGGCGCAGGGCGCGCCGGTCGTCCACCGACGCCTTCCTGGAGAGCCCGCTCGACGGGCCGGGGCCGGACGATTCCGGCGAGATCGCGGTGGCCGAGCCGACGGGACGGCGCCGGGCGCGCCGTCCCGCGGCGGAGGAGTCACCGGCTGTGGAGGGGATCCCGCCGCAGCAGAGCGGGGGGTCCGGACGCAGGCGCGGCCGGCCCAGCCCCGCGGAGGCCGGTGCGGACGCCGCCGCTCCGGCTGAACAGCCGAGGCGGGCGCTGGCGCTGCCCGCCGGGCCCGAGGATGCTTCCGAGGGTTCCGTGGTGACCGCCGCCGAGGGCGCGCAGGGCGGCACCCGCCCGCAGCGTGGCCGTACGGTGCCGCCGCAGGGCATGCCCGTGGACGCGCCCGCCCTGCCGGAAAGCGCCGGGCAGGAGGACCGCCCCGCTCTCCCCGCGCTCGCCTCGCCGGACGCCTCGGCACAGCCGGGGCAGCCGGGGCAGCCGGGCAGGCAGACCGGTGGGCGGCGGGCCCGCAGGGCCCTCACGGTCCACCAGGAACACTCCGCCCCGGCCGAGCCGGCGGGTCCGCGTACGGCGTTCGCCCTGCCGCCCGCCGACGCGGACCGTGTTCCCGGTGCGGGACACGGCGCACCGGCCTCCGGCGCGGTCGCGATGGCGCCGGTACCCGCCGGTCCGGGAAGCGCCGGAGCCGCGCGCCCCGTCGACGCGCCCGCCGCCCCTGCGCGAAGCGGTCCCGCCCCGGGTGTCCAGGCCGGGCCCGCCGCGGCCGTACAGGCCGGTCCCGCCGTCGCCGGGCAGGCCGGTGAGTCCGAGCGGCACGACGCCGCTGTGCACGCGCCGGAGGCAGACCACACGCCGCCGCAGGCCCACCCCGTGCCGTCCGGGCGCCGCAGGGCGCGCCGGGCGGATGCGCCGGAGCAGGAGGGGCAGGCCGCGAACCGGCCGGGCCACCCCGTGCACGGCCGGCCCCTGCCCGCCGTACCCCCGCAGCCCGACTGGGCCCAGGAGGGTACGCCCGCGCAGGGTGACGCCGCGCTCACGGCCCACGAGGACGGGTCCGGAGTTCCGGACGAGGGAGCCCCGGACGGCACCACGCGCACCACCGGCACCATGGCCCCGCCTCCCGCCCCCGCCCCGGGAGCGGTGGGGGAGGAGGCCGCCGTCCACCCGGCCGACGCCACGGGGCCGGACGCCGGGCCGGACGCGCGCCGCCGGCCGCTGCCCGCCGAGGCTCCGGGTACCTCGTCGGACTCGACGCAGGGCCGCGCCTTCAGCGTGCGGACGCTGGGGCAGGGCGTGCCGTTCGCGCAGCACCTCGCGCACCAGCAGAACCAGACGCCCGGCGGTGCCGGCCGGCGCCGCAAGCTGGCCGCGCCTCCCGCCCCGGAGCCGTCGGCCGCGGCGGCGCAGCCGGGAGCGCCCGCTCCTCTTCCGGCCGCCTCGCCCGTACCGCCCGCACCCGCGGTCCCGGGGGGCGGCACCACCCAGGGGCCCGGTTCGGGGCAGCTGCTGGCCGCGTCCGCGCCCGAGGGGCGCGCGTACGCGATCGGCGCGCCGGACGAGGGTGCCGAGGGGCCGGAGCCGCTGGACGGGCCGGGCGGGGCCGTCGAGGTCGCGAACCGGCCTCAGCCGCTGCCCGTCGACGACGAACTGCCCCCGGAGCCGCTGGACAACCCGCGGCGGCTCCTCGTCTGGCCCGCTCCTGACGTGCCGACCCAGCAGGCGCTCAGCGACCGCGGCTACCGGCCGGTGATCGTGCACTCACGCGAGGAGGTCGACGCCCAGATCGCGGCGTTCCCGGCCGCGCTGTTCGTCGACCCGCTGACCGGCCCGATCACCCGTACCGCCCTGCAGTCGCTGCGACAGGCGGCCGTGGCGGCGGAGGTGCCGGTGCTGGTGACGGCGGGTCTGGGCCAGGCGACCCGGGAGGCCGCGTACGGTGCGGACCCCGCCGTCCTCCTCAAGGCGCTCGCGCCGAGGGACAGCGACCAGCATCCCCCGCGCATCCTGGTGATCGAGGAGCACGAGGAGATCGCCCTGGCCCTGGCCGAGACGCTGGAGCGCCGCGGGATACAGGTGGCACGGGCGTCCGGTGACAGCGAGGCCGTCGACCTCGCGGCCCGGATACGGCCGAACCTGGTCGTGATGGACCTGATGCAGGTGCGCCGCCGGCGGGCCGGGATCATCGACTGGCTGCGTGCGAACGGTGCGCTGAACCGCACGCCGCTCGTCGTCTACACCTCGGCCGACATGGACGAGTCCGATCTCGAAAGGCTCGCCTCGGGTGAGACGGTCCTCTTCCTCGCCGAACGTTCGACGAGCGACGAGGTGCAGTCCCGGATCGTCGATCTGCTGGCGAAGATAGGAACCAACTGACGTACCGGCGCCCGGACATCCTGACGTACGGGCGTACGGGCGTACGGGCCTACGGGCGTACGGGCCTACGGGTGCAGGCGGCGGCGCGGAGACGCCGGCGCCCGGTGCGGCGCACACGGGGCGAGGGCGGTGCGGGAGAGTTCCCGTACCGCCCTCGCCCGTGCTCCCGCCCAAAGCGGGATCAGAGCTGGGTGACCTCCAGCTCACCGTCCGCGTACTGCCGGCGGATCACCTTCTTGTCGAACTTGCCCACGCTCGTCTTCGGCACCGCCGGGACGATCGTCCAGCGCTCGGGCAGCTGCCACTTGGCGACGGACCGGGCGAGGAAGGCCCTCAGCGCCGCGTAGTCGGCCGTGGCGCCCTCCTTCAGGACGACGGCCGCCAGGGGCCGTTCGCCCCACTTGTCGTCGGGCACGGCGACGACCGCCGCCTCCGCGACGTCCGGGTGCGCCATGATCGCGTTCTCGAGCTCGACGCTGGAGATCCACTCGCCACCGGACTTGATGACGTCCTTGGCCCGGTCCGTCAGGGTGAGGAAGCCCTCGCCGCTGATCACCCCGACGTCGCCGGTCTTCAGCCAGCCGTCCTCGCTGAACTTGTCCTCGGGACGCAGGTGCTCACCGTCCGCCCCGCCGTAGTACGCGCCGGCGATCCAGGGTCCGCGCACCTCCAGTTCACCCGCGGACTCGCCGTCCCAGGGCAGGTGTTCGCCGCCGGGGCCGACCAGACGCGCCTCGACCCCGGCCGGGAACCGGCCCTGGGTGACGCGGTACAGCCACTCCTCCTCCTCGCTCAGCCCGGCCGGCGGGTTGGCCATGGTGCCGAGCGGCGACGTCTCGGTCATGCCCCAGGCGTGGCAGAGGCGGACGCCCAGCTTGTCGTACGCCTCCATCAGGGACGGCGGGCAGGCCGCACCGCCGATGGTGACCCGGGCCATGGAGGTGAGGTCACGCGGGTTGGCGGTGACCTCGGCCAGCAGCCCCTGCCAGATAGTGGGAACGGCCGCGGCGTGCGTCGGCTTCTCGCGCTCGATCATCTCGGCGAGCGGCGCGGGCTGGAGGAAACGATCCGGCATGAGCATGTTGACGCCGGTCATGAACGTCGCGTGCGGCAGCCCCCAGG
This DNA window, taken from Streptomyces nitrosporeus, encodes the following:
- a CDS encoding PAS domain-containing protein, yielding MSSRPSRGAARLAAILDALPDGLLLVNCNGTVVNANTIALEMFESPGTALVGRGLLDLLPEFDSRLIPGSMRRPDAADEQGRTKPRRMVARRTDRTEYPVEVTSASLDSGQAAYSDIRSSYTGDELLMLVVRDLSGTVDTEAELARSQRQTEMILRAASEGVVGTDMDGRVVLVNPAAAQILGFRASDLGGKELHTLVLHSRADGEPFPYDGSPLADTLKSGRKHRVRGQVVWSRNGDAVPVDLTTAPVRDGDQLVGAVMTFTDRRPYEELIAKHTSETERLTAEHAAEIAGLTERHTAETAELTGRHTAELDERTKRHTAELDEKTERITGLTEQLADLGGRHAQLTAVLGESLRGPLEELSGELTTLAADPAGQLWPEANQILHHLAAGYARMATLVDNVLSYQRLDSGTESLVKQPVLIDSVVTAGIDGAVELIGPGRAQFAVHAPPIEAEVDAGRMITALAHLVADVAGVDSTGRTRPVPGGGYVDSTVVVAAAQRGDVVRIEVRGPFAGGDPVHVPIVRGIVHAHGGVLQTHEMAGMSGSSYVLEVPIGSGAGTIAPPPAPAAVPVPGLDAGAASGQPVPGAVAVPDGPAVGPADLPEGQPAVGPQGVPLPGAAGAGVPGAGAGGAAVAQGPVVPPVPGPAVASVPEPAVAPAPGPAVPPVPGPSGPVDAVAVPPAQAQGGRRRARRSSTDAFLESPLDGPGPDDSGEIAVAEPTGRRRARRPAAEESPAVEGIPPQQSGGSGRRRGRPSPAEAGADAAAPAEQPRRALALPAGPEDASEGSVVTAAEGAQGGTRPQRGRTVPPQGMPVDAPALPESAGQEDRPALPALASPDASAQPGQPGQPGRQTGGRRARRALTVHQEHSAPAEPAGPRTAFALPPADADRVPGAGHGAPASGAVAMAPVPAGPGSAGAARPVDAPAAPARSGPAPGVQAGPAAAVQAGPAVAGQAGESERHDAAVHAPEADHTPPQAHPVPSGRRRARRADAPEQEGQAANRPGHPVHGRPLPAVPPQPDWAQEGTPAQGDAALTAHEDGSGVPDEGAPDGTTRTTGTMAPPPAPAPGAVGEEAAVHPADATGPDAGPDARRRPLPAEAPGTSSDSTQGRAFSVRTLGQGVPFAQHLAHQQNQTPGGAGRRRKLAAPPAPEPSAAAAQPGAPAPLPAASPVPPAPAVPGGGTTQGPGSGQLLAASAPEGRAYAIGAPDEGAEGPEPLDGPGGAVEVANRPQPLPVDDELPPEPLDNPRRLLVWPAPDVPTQQALSDRGYRPVIVHSREEVDAQIAAFPAALFVDPLTGPITRTALQSLRQAAVAAEVPVLVTAGLGQATREAAYGADPAVLLKALAPRDSDQHPPRILVIEEHEEIALALAETLERRGIQVARASGDSEAVDLAARIRPNLVVMDLMQVRRRRAGIIDWLRANGALNRTPLVVYTSADMDESDLERLASGETVLFLAERSTSDEVQSRIVDLLAKIGTN
- a CDS encoding long-chain fatty acid--CoA ligase; the protein is MLSTMQDVPLTVTRILTHGMTIHGKSQVTTWTGEPEPHRRSFAEIGARAAQLANALRDGLGVTGDQRVATLMWNNAEHVEAYLAIPSMGAVLHTLNLRLPAEQLVWIVNHADDKVVIVNGTVLPLIAPLLPQLPSVEHLVVVGPGDRSVLEGVAPRVHEYEELLAGRPTTYDWPELDERQAAAMCYTSGTTGDPKGVVYSHRSVYLHSMQVNMAESMGLTDKDTTLVVVPQFHVNAWGLPHATFMTGVNMLMPDRFLQPAPLAEMIEREKPTHAAAVPTIWQGLLAEVTANPRDLTSMARVTIGGAACPPSLMEAYDKLGVRLCHAWGMTETSPLGTMANPPAGLSEEEEWLYRVTQGRFPAGVEARLVGPGGEHLPWDGESAGELEVRGPWIAGAYYGGADGEHLRPEDKFSEDGWLKTGDVGVISGEGFLTLTDRAKDVIKSGGEWISSVELENAIMAHPDVAEAAVVAVPDDKWGERPLAAVVLKEGATADYAALRAFLARSVAKWQLPERWTIVPAVPKTSVGKFDKKVIRRQYADGELEVTQL